The following proteins are encoded in a genomic region of Glycine soja cultivar W05 chromosome 17, ASM419377v2, whole genome shotgun sequence:
- the LOC114393842 gene encoding protein RTF2 homolog, protein MNPKSLQILVQSPDLGISLQPTTKHETLSDLKHSLFPQSHRSFYFTFNGKPLPDKTPLSQFPPLSTLSLRSRLPGGGGDGGATGAESRDCYLNMYADKKPDKVDPNEQRLSKWHNCALSNEPLREPCVIDKLGNIFNKESLVEALLGKKLPKEFGHIKGLKDMINVQLSAIPGAEDGAKFQCPIAGLEFNGKYRFFALRNCGHVLSAKALREVKSSSCLVCHKEYADLDKIVLNGSDEEVVILRERMEEEKPKIREKKSKKVKHNNGDGVSLEGTRLSGTKHGVDVKGVEKASAKVERNGKVGNVALNGNGGGGGAAAAKRFKAVDLAPANATKDVYASIFTSSRKSDFKETYSCRSLPLGRN, encoded by the coding sequence ATGAATCCAAAATCGCTCCAAATCCTGGTGCAGTCACCGGACCTCGGAATTTCCCTTCAACCCACAACCAAACACGAAACCCTTTCCGATCTCAAACACTCTCTCTTTCCTCAATCACACCGATCCTTCTACTTCACCTTCAATGGCAAGCCCCTCCCCGACAAAACCCCTCTCTCGCAATTCCCCCCTCTCTCCACCCTCTCCCTCCGCTCCCGCCTCCCTGGTGGTGGCGGAGACGGCGGTGCCACAGGCGCCGAGTCCCGTGACTGCTACCTCAACATGTACGCCGACAAGAAGCCCGACAAGGTGGACCCCAACGAACAGCGCCTCTCCAAGTGGCACAACTGCGCCCTCTCCAACGAACCCTTGAGAGAGCCCTGCGTGATCGATAAATTGGGGAATATCTTCAACAAGGAATCTCTGGTGGAAGCGTTGTTAGGGAAGAAGCTTCCCAAGGAATTTGGGCACATCAAGGGTTTGAAAGATATGATTAATGTTCAGCTTTCTGCGATTCCTGGAGCGGAGGATGGGGCAAAGTTTCAGTGCCCCATTGCAGGGCTTGAATTTAACGGAAAGTATAGGTTTTTCGCGCTGAGGAATTGTGGGCATGTTTTGAGTGCCAAGGCTCTGAGGGAGGTTAAGTCCTCTTCGTGTTTGGTTTGTCACAAGGAGTATGCTGACTTGGATAAGATTGTGCTCAATGGAAGTGATGAGGAGGTTGTAATTTTGCGGGAGAGGATGGAGGAGGAGAAGCCTAAGATTAGGGAGAAGAAGAGTAAGAAGGTTAAGCATAATAATGGTGATGGTGTGAGCTTGGAAGGGACTAGGTTGAGTGGTACTAAGCATGGTGTTGATGTTAAGGGTGTGGAGAAGGCTTCGGCTAAGGTGGAACGAAATGGGAAGGTTGGTAATGTTGCTTTGAATGgtaatggtggtggtggtggtgctgcTGCTGCCAAGCGTTTCAAGGCTGTTGATTTGGCCCCGGCGAATGCTACTAAGGATGTGTATGCTTCCATTTTCACTTCCTCGAGGAAGTCTGACTTCAAAGAAACATATAGTTGTAGGTCTCTTCCTCTTGGAAGAAACTGA